The following proteins are co-located in the Pseudoroseomonas cervicalis genome:
- a CDS encoding protein phosphatase CheZ — MSQTSSPAAGLARISGHAAAIAGEVDKLLGLGSAGDAASIDKLAQALDEMRGMSKLLAETRAEVIGLSPPPVGLGDTLDAVVVDTEGAAFEILRQAERAQAAAGRLYAGTSTDTRADLAEVNDAATSIVLACAFQDITGQRLRKILSTMRAVEARVTTLVGLMGIQPEEASSEVWEAPKDGRNDSHLLNGPSSSAQGGLGQSAVDDLFG; from the coding sequence GTGAGCCAGACGTCATCGCCCGCTGCCGGGCTGGCCCGCATCTCCGGGCATGCCGCGGCCATCGCCGGCGAGGTCGACAAGCTGCTGGGCCTGGGCTCGGCGGGGGATGCGGCCTCGATCGACAAGCTGGCCCAGGCACTGGATGAAATGCGCGGCATGTCGAAGCTGCTGGCGGAGACGCGGGCCGAGGTGATCGGCCTCTCGCCGCCGCCGGTCGGGCTCGGCGACACGCTGGACGCCGTGGTGGTCGACACCGAGGGCGCCGCCTTCGAGATCCTGCGCCAGGCCGAGCGTGCCCAGGCGGCGGCGGGGCGGCTCTATGCCGGCACCTCGACCGACACCCGCGCCGACCTGGCCGAGGTGAACGACGCCGCCACCAGCATCGTCCTCGCCTGCGCCTTCCAGGACATCACCGGCCAGCGGCTGCGCAAGATCCTCTCCACCATGCGCGCCGTCGAGGCGCGGGTGACCACGCTGGTCGGGCTGATGGGCATCCAGCCCGAGGAAGCCAGCAGCGAGGTCTGGGAGGCGCCGAAGGATGGCCGCAATGACAGCCATCTGCTGAACGGGCCGAGCTCCTCCGCCCAGGGCGGGCTGGGCCAGAGCGCCGTCGACGACCTGTTCGGCTGA
- a CDS encoding flagellar hook-length control protein FliK yields MAPAIGSEMAGLGRPPIQGDVPRAPGQPAPAGAGLPGFAQLLAGVMAGPEGAPPGLAAGAAAPPAALAAPSAGPSAGPSAAPPEPAAPPDLAQSGLPWDLLAAAAEEAGQLAALRQWPGPSGWPPAPPPAEPEALADLPAPPPVPALQAAAPDASLLPGLAALPPALSGAAPAAEAPAGDAAAPAILAAMPVARPAVPPAAPAAASSPGTAPVRGLPDPAPLPAAPAALAEAPPGLPLPAAPPAAGQPGPAATNGRAPEPALPGLPAAPPAPAAEAQQAAATLAAAVLPTGLPPAAAAEASPPPAMAAPLAAPLAALPATALATPMPPGGTARPAAAPRPDPAGSATPAPPENPLPPAVPAAPGAAAAARAEAAAPEPLPPLREEAVPALAARPAEPPPWPVAPPPAGAAPAAAAAAPAFTVPTAPPHLQRIAAEAGPQLVLRLSRAAEQGEETVSVALNPPELGKVELRLTFREGQVHQVVMAAERADTFEALRQDRPGLLQQMEQAGLQLGQSGLDLQHGALPRQEAEAELAARLGQAGGEAAAEAGAEAGGAPRRPPSDSLIDLIA; encoded by the coding sequence ATGGCTCCAGCGATCGGTTCCGAGATGGCCGGCCTCGGCCGCCCGCCCATCCAGGGCGACGTCCCGCGCGCACCCGGCCAGCCCGCCCCGGCGGGGGCGGGCCTGCCCGGCTTCGCCCAGCTGCTGGCCGGGGTGATGGCCGGGCCGGAGGGCGCGCCGCCGGGCCTCGCCGCCGGCGCGGCGGCGCCGCCCGCCGCGCTCGCCGCACCTTCCGCCGGCCCGTCCGCCGGCCCGTCCGCTGCCCCCCCCGAGCCAGCGGCGCCGCCCGACCTGGCCCAGTCCGGCCTGCCCTGGGATCTGCTGGCGGCCGCGGCGGAGGAGGCGGGGCAGCTCGCCGCGCTGCGGCAATGGCCGGGCCCCTCCGGCTGGCCGCCCGCGCCGCCCCCGGCCGAGCCGGAGGCCCTGGCCGACCTGCCCGCGCCGCCGCCGGTCCCGGCCCTGCAGGCCGCGGCGCCGGATGCGTCGCTGCTGCCCGGCCTGGCGGCGCTGCCGCCCGCCCTCTCCGGCGCCGCCCCTGCGGCCGAGGCGCCGGCTGGCGATGCCGCCGCGCCGGCCATCCTTGCCGCCATGCCGGTCGCGCGCCCCGCCGTGCCGCCGGCCGCACCCGCCGCTGCCTCATCCCCTGGCACCGCGCCGGTCCGTGGGCTCCCCGACCCGGCGCCACTGCCCGCCGCGCCGGCCGCCCTGGCCGAGGCGCCGCCCGGCCTGCCCCTGCCGGCGGCGCCCCCGGCCGCCGGGCAGCCCGGCCCGGCCGCGACAAACGGCCGCGCGCCGGAGCCGGCCCTGCCCGGCCTGCCGGCGGCGCCGCCCGCCCCGGCGGCGGAGGCGCAGCAGGCCGCGGCCACCCTGGCCGCCGCCGTCCTGCCCACCGGCCTGCCGCCCGCCGCGGCGGCGGAGGCCTCGCCGCCGCCGGCCATGGCCGCTCCGCTGGCCGCCCCTCTGGCCGCCCTCCCGGCAACCGCCCTGGCCACCCCCATGCCGCCGGGGGGCACCGCGCGGCCGGCCGCCGCGCCGCGCCCCGATCCGGCCGGCAGCGCAACGCCCGCCCCGCCGGAGAACCCGCTGCCGCCGGCCGTCCCGGCGGCGCCGGGCGCGGCCGCCGCCGCGCGGGCCGAGGCCGCGGCGCCCGAACCCCTGCCGCCGCTGCGCGAGGAGGCCGTGCCCGCGCTGGCCGCCCGCCCGGCCGAGCCGCCGCCCTGGCCCGTCGCTCCGCCGCCGGCCGGGGCCGCACCGGCCGCCGCGGCGGCGGCCCCCGCCTTCACGGTGCCCACCGCGCCGCCGCATCTGCAGCGCATCGCCGCCGAGGCCGGGCCGCAGCTGGTGCTGCGCCTGAGCCGGGCGGCCGAGCAGGGGGAGGAGACGGTCTCCGTCGCGCTGAACCCGCCGGAGCTCGGCAAGGTCGAGCTGCGGCTGACCTTCCGCGAGGGCCAGGTGCATCAGGTGGTGATGGCCGCCGAGCGCGCCGACACCTTCGAGGCGCTGCGCCAGGACCGGCCGGGCCTGCTGCAGCAGATGGAGCAGGCCGGGCTGCAGCTCGGCCAGTCGGGCCTCGACCTGCAGCATGGCGCGCTGCCGCGGCAGGAGGCTGAGGCGGAGCTCGCCGCGCGGCTCGGCCAGGCCGGCGGCGAGGCCGCCGCCGAGGCCGGGGCGGAAGCGGGCGGGGCGCCGCGCCGCCCGCCTTCCGACAGCCTGATCGACCTCATCGCCTGA
- a CDS encoding response regulator: MRILVVDDYPTMRRIVRNLLDQIGYKDVEEAGNGAEALEKIKVSRYDLVISDWNMEPMTGLELLKEVRGDANLAKMPFIMVTAESKTENVVAAKQAGASQYIVKPFTAETLRAKIASVVG; this comes from the coding sequence GTGAGAATCCTGGTTGTCGACGACTACCCGACCATGCGGCGCATCGTGCGAAACCTGCTCGACCAGATCGGCTACAAGGATGTCGAGGAGGCGGGGAACGGCGCTGAGGCGCTCGAGAAGATCAAAGTCTCGCGCTACGACCTGGTCATCTCCGACTGGAACATGGAGCCGATGACCGGGCTGGAGCTGCTGAAGGAGGTTCGCGGCGATGCGAATCTCGCCAAGATGCCCTTCATCATGGTGACGGCCGAGAGCAAGACGGAAAACGTCGTGGCCGCCAAGCAGGCCGGCGCCTCGCAGTACATCGTGAAGCCGTTCACGGCGGAAACGCTGAGGGCGAAGATCGCATCCGTCGTGGGTTGA